The following DNA comes from Acidimicrobiales bacterium.
TGCTCGTGGTCGACGACGGGTCGACGGACGGGACGGCGGCGGTGGCGGCGGCGGCCGGGGCCAGGGTGGTCACGGCCGGGACCCTCCACCGGGACGAGCGGTGGGGTCCGGGCAAGGGCGGGGCCATGTGGGAGGGCCTCGACGCCGCCGACGGGGACGTCGTCGTCTTCCTCGACGCCGACGTGACCAACTTCGGGCCCCACTTCGTGACCGGGCTGCTCGGTCCTCTCCTCACCGACCCCGACGTGGCGCTGGTGAAGGCCTTCTACGCCCGCCCCCTCGGCGGCGTCCCGGGAGAGGGGGGCAGGGTCACCGAGCTCACCGCCCGCCCCCTCATATCGGTGCTGTTCCCGCACCTGGCGTCGGTGATCCAGCCCCTGGCCGGCGAGTGCGCGGCGAGGCGGGACGTGCTGGAGCAGGTTCCGTTCTCGCACGGGTACGGAGTCGAGCTGGGGCTCCTGGTCGACGTCTCGGCGCTGGCCGGAACCGGCGCCCTGGCCCAGGTCGACCTCGGCACCCGCGTGCACCGCAACCGCCCGCTGGCCGAGCTGTCCGCCCAGGC
Coding sequences within:
- a CDS encoding glucosyl-3-phosphoglycerate synthase, whose product is MTSVRSHHHLEFDLPELVAAKAGLSVSVVMPARDEAETVAGIVTCLRAQLVPAGLVDEVLVVDDGSTDGTAAVAAAAGARVVTAGTLHRDERWGPGKGGAMWEGLDAADGDVVVFLDADVTNFGPHFVTGLLGPLLTDPDVALVKAFYARPLGGVPGEGGRVTELTARPLISVLFPHLASVIQPLAGECAARRDVLEQVPFSHGYGVELGLLVDVSALAGTGALAQVDLGTRVHRNRPLAELSAQATAVLCAGLQRAGLDVAPDHAVLERPGGELVVVRTGSHPPLAQLRGELRTA